The proteins below come from a single Sorghum bicolor cultivar BTx623 chromosome 4, Sorghum_bicolor_NCBIv3, whole genome shotgun sequence genomic window:
- the LOC8059090 gene encoding target of Myb protein 1: MSSAMVERATSDMLIGPDWAMNLEICDIVNREPGQAKDVVKSLKKRIAHKNPKVQLLALTLLETMIKNCGDIVHMLVAERDILHEMVKIVKKRHDYNVKEKILTLIDSWQEVFGGARARYPQYYAAYEELLRAGVVFPQRSNGSVPIITPPQTQPLQNYPSSLRISQQEELDSPASDFPALSLTEIQNARGIMDVLSEMLDALDPGNREGLRQDVIADLVDQCRSYKQRVVQLVNSTSNEELLSQGLSLNDDMQRVLAKHDAIDAGVAVRVEKPKSLQSQIESSSTRKPDTMEPIQRSSASTSATNQSPFGILALPAPPSSSSKAPLIPASSMDLLSGDDYIKTEPANSLALVPVTEYSAADKNVLAFADMFEQNTANNSNHNLPNSFQSSTSNSTISTSQTYPAPVRPVLPQHSAADPNGARSNAIVPYDQQSQLNSTGSWNGQTAYGTNHQKEALSYGTGDQNGGIPPAPWEIKRSTNPFDDDQLVGTALQARGMQPQPVQLSQHGNKFMSAQPMPRGQTGRMHLQQVPGAQLGALQPQAMPNMQYRGMHPSMQMNQGMGMYSQPTFGGYYGMNQPQLYSVHMSGYGYGQQSGGYYIPNAAYAYASANELAQRMNGLSVQNGDPNGITANKQSRPEDSLFGDLLSIAKMKQNKPAAGKVGG; encoded by the exons GCAAGCAAAAGATGTGGTGAAGTCCCTCAAGAAACGCATTGCGCACAAGAACCCAAAGGTTCAGCTTCTTGCTCTCACG TTGCTGGAGACGATGATAAAAAATTGTGGGGACATTGTGCATATGCTTGTTGCTGAGAGAGACATACTTCATGAGATGGTCAAGATAGTAAAGAAAAGG CATGATTATAATGTTAAAGAGAAGATTCTCACGCTGATAGATAGTTGGCAAGAAGTTTTTGGTGGTGCTCGTGCAAGATATCCGCAATATTATGCAGCATATGAGGAGCTCTTG CGTGCTGGAGTCGTATTTCCTCAAAGATCGAATGGTTCTGTGCCAATCATCACTCCTCCACAGACTCAGCCTctacaaaactatccctcatcTTTACGCATTTCACAGCAGGAGGAACTTGACTCGCCAGCTTCAGATTTCCCTGCATTAAG CCTTACAGAAATTCAGAACGCACGTGGCATCATGGATGTTCTTTCAGAAATGCTGGATGCTTTAGATCCGGGTAACAGAGAG GGGCTTAGACAGGATGTCATTGCAGACCTTGTGGATCAATGCCGTTCTTACAAGCAAAGAGTAGTTCAGCTTGTCAACAGTACATC GAATGAGGAGTTGCTCAGCCAGGGTCTTTCTTTGAATGATGATATGCAGCGTGTTCTCGCAAAAcatgatgctattgatgcaggtgTAGCAGTTCGGGTGGAAAAGCCAAAGTCTCTGCAGTCCCAAATTGAGAGTTCTTCAACAAGAAAGCCAGATACCATGGAACCAATTCAAAG GTCTTCAGCAAGCACAAGTGCCACCAACCAGTCTCCCTTTGGGATTTTAGCCCTTCCTGCGCCTCCATCTAGTAGTTCGAAAGCACCTTTAATACCAGCTTCTAGTATGGACCTCCTTAGTGGAGATGATTATATCAAAACCGAACCTGCAAACTCTCTAGCACTTGTTCCTGTCACTGAATATTCAGCTGCAGACAAGAATGTCTTAGCCTTCGCCGATATGTTTGAACAAAATACTGCCAACAATAGCAACCATAACCTTCCAAATTCTTTTCAATCTTCGACTTCAAATTCTACTATCTCTACATCACAAACATATCCTGCACCAGTGCGACCTGTGTTGCCTCAGCATTCAGCTGCTGATCCAAATGGGGCCAGATCCAATGCCATTGTACCTTATGATCAGCAGTCCCAGTTGAACTCTACAGGTTCTTGGAATGGACAGACAGCTTATGGAACAAATCACCAAAAGGAAGCACTAAGTTATG GCACAGGTGATCAAAATGGAGGCATTCCACCAGCACCGTGGGAAATTAAGCGATCCACTAATCCATTTGATGACGATCAGCTTGTTGGAACGGCACTGCAAGCACGAGGCATGCAGCCTCAACCAGTGCAACTCAGTCAGCATGGGAACAAATTCATGTCAGCACAACCAATGCCGAGGGGACAGACAGGAAGAATGCACTTGCAACAGGTGCCTGGTGCTCAGCTTGGCGCTCTACAACCACAGGCTATGCCGAACATGCAGTACAGGGGGATGCATCCTTCAATGCAAATGAATCAAGGAATGGGCATGTATTCCCAACCAACCTTTGGAGGATATTATGGAATGAACCAACCACAGCTTTACAGTGTTCATATGTCTGGTTATGGATATGGTCAGCAATCTGGAGGCTACTATATTCCGAATGCTGCATATGCGTATGCTAGTGCAAACGAGCTTGCCCAGAGGATGAATGGCCTTTCAGTTCAAAACGGTGATCCAAATGGAATAACAGCAAATAAGCAGAGCAGACCTGAGGATTCACTCTTTGGCGATCTTTTGAGCATCGCCAAGATGAAGCAGAACAAACCTGCAGCTGGCAAGGTTGGTGGCTAA